In the genome of Candidatus Nitrosotenuis sp. DW1, one region contains:
- a CDS encoding YHS domain-containing protein: MAKDPVCGMIVDEKKALHSEMGSRDFYFCSPVCQKTFVNPEKN, encoded by the coding sequence GTGGCAAAAGATCCTGTCTGTGGAATGATAGTGGATGAAAAGAAAGCACTGCATTCTGAGATGGGCTCTAGAGACTTTTACTTTTGCAGTCCGGTGTGCCAAAAGACGTTTGTAAATCCTGAAAAGAACTAG
- a CDS encoding universal stress protein — MKTFPVHIKNILVPHAGTLLGDKALSYAIKIAKLSGATVNILHSVEPIPGPPPLVLAKKQDSKLRKEMEQTAVRGVREEMQKRANYCKSKGINTNCIIVRGRPEDEILKYSKSHHIDLIIMAKRRKIPGIRGLLKLGSVSRKILEISDKPVLILE; from the coding sequence TTGAAGACATTCCCAGTGCACATCAAAAACATTCTTGTTCCTCACGCTGGAACCCTTTTGGGCGACAAGGCGCTAAGCTATGCCATAAAAATTGCCAAGCTTAGCGGTGCCACTGTCAACATCCTGCATTCCGTTGAACCCATTCCGGGCCCGCCGCCGCTGGTACTTGCAAAAAAGCAAGACTCTAAGCTGCGAAAAGAGATGGAGCAAACGGCAGTCCGAGGCGTCCGGGAAGAGATGCAAAAACGCGCAAACTATTGCAAGTCAAAGGGAATCAACACAAACTGCATCATAGTAAGGGGCAGGCCTGAAGATGAGATTTTAAAATATTCCAAAAGCCATCACATCGACCTAATAATTATGGCAAAGAGGCGAAAAATCCCTGGAATCAGGGGACTACTAAAGCTTGGAAGCGTTTCAAGAAAAATCCTGGAAATCTCTGACAAGCCTGTTTTGATTTTGGAATAA
- a CDS encoding copper-translocating P-type ATPase: MYVAASGALVLAILRAGLYLGLAFGAVAVTWVPIPQIPFLSWGLLLFLIVTPVQFIGGWTFYVGAYHSIKRRTANMDLLISIGTLVAYFYSVTVLFFPDALPVKERDVYFEVSAVIIAFVLLGKYMEEAIKKKSSAAVRKLLDLSPAMARLLRDGQEIEIPANQVQVGDILIIRPGEKIPTDGVIIDGNSAVDEKMITGESLPVDKSAGDQVIGATINKQGLLRVKATKVGNETALSQIIHIVEQAQASTGHIQRLVDSISAKFVPAVVLVAVGSFMMWFFVFGNFITGLLSFVAVLIIACPCAMGIATPAALMVGVGKGAEAGILIRGAEYLELSQKIKIIVFDKTGTITKGEPSVTDMVSLGSHSKENLLEFAGSVEMGSEHPLAQAIVSEARRKKIPLRNPAEFEAVSGMGVKATVNDKQVLFGNRKLMQKFGIATDKIEQEMGNLESQGKTVMIAAVDQNLAGLVAVADTIKESSKDAISDLKNLGIETIMLTGDNEKTANAVAKAVGIDKVIANVLPAEKANAIRKLQSEGKVVAMVGDGINDAPALAQADIGIAIGSGSDIAKETGGIILIKDDIMDVARAIRLSRATMRKIKQNLFWALAYNTGAIPIAAIGLLSPIIAAAAMALSSISVIANSTLLKRFNLPTDVVKNE; the protein is encoded by the coding sequence ATGTATGTTGCAGCATCCGGTGCGCTTGTTTTGGCCATCCTTCGAGCTGGGCTGTATTTGGGACTGGCCTTTGGAGCGGTGGCAGTAACATGGGTGCCAATCCCACAAATTCCGTTTCTTTCATGGGGGCTGCTTTTGTTTCTAATTGTCACGCCAGTCCAGTTCATTGGCGGGTGGACATTTTATGTTGGAGCGTATCATTCCATCAAAAGACGTACTGCCAACATGGATCTTTTGATATCGATTGGAACACTTGTGGCATACTTTTACAGTGTTACGGTTTTGTTCTTTCCCGACGCTCTTCCTGTAAAGGAGCGAGATGTCTACTTTGAGGTATCTGCAGTAATCATTGCATTTGTACTACTTGGTAAATACATGGAAGAGGCAATCAAAAAGAAAAGTTCTGCAGCAGTAAGAAAACTCCTTGATCTCAGTCCTGCCATGGCACGATTGCTAAGGGACGGACAGGAGATTGAAATTCCTGCAAACCAAGTTCAGGTAGGAGACATTCTTATCATAAGGCCAGGCGAAAAAATCCCAACTGATGGCGTGATAATTGATGGAAATTCAGCAGTAGATGAAAAAATGATAACAGGCGAAAGTCTCCCAGTAGACAAGTCCGCAGGTGATCAGGTAATTGGCGCCACAATCAACAAACAAGGGCTGCTAAGAGTCAAGGCGACCAAAGTAGGGAATGAAACAGCGCTGTCACAGATCATTCACATTGTTGAGCAAGCACAGGCTTCGACAGGCCACATACAAAGACTCGTCGATTCAATATCTGCCAAGTTTGTTCCAGCCGTTGTATTAGTAGCGGTTGGATCCTTCATGATGTGGTTCTTTGTTTTTGGCAATTTCATTACTGGACTGCTTTCATTTGTCGCCGTGCTGATAATTGCGTGCCCCTGTGCCATGGGAATTGCAACCCCAGCTGCCCTGATGGTGGGAGTTGGAAAAGGTGCCGAAGCTGGCATTTTGATACGAGGCGCTGAATATCTTGAACTCTCTCAAAAAATCAAAATCATAGTATTTGACAAGACTGGCACAATAACAAAAGGAGAGCCCTCCGTAACTGACATGGTTTCTCTTGGTTCACATTCTAAAGAAAATTTGCTAGAATTTGCCGGTTCTGTGGAAATGGGTTCAGAGCATCCTCTCGCTCAGGCAATCGTAAGTGAGGCTAGACGGAAGAAAATCCCCCTAAGAAATCCTGCCGAATTTGAAGCCGTATCGGGTATGGGAGTAAAGGCCACTGTAAACGACAAACAGGTCTTGTTTGGGAATAGAAAACTAATGCAAAAATTTGGAATTGCAACTGACAAAATCGAGCAAGAAATGGGAAATTTGGAATCGCAGGGAAAGACCGTGATGATTGCCGCCGTTGATCAGAATCTGGCTGGACTTGTCGCAGTAGCCGACACCATAAAGGAATCCTCAAAGGATGCAATTTCTGATCTGAAAAATCTTGGAATTGAAACCATAATGCTTACTGGTGACAATGAGAAAACGGCAAACGCTGTTGCAAAAGCAGTTGGAATCGACAAAGTGATTGCAAATGTCTTGCCAGCTGAAAAGGCAAACGCCATCAGAAAACTCCAGTCTGAGGGAAAGGTCGTCGCAATGGTCGGAGATGGAATCAACGATGCGCCAGCCCTGGCACAGGCAGACATTGGCATTGCGATTGGCAGTGGTTCAGATATTGCAAAAGAGACTGGCGGGATCATTCTCATCAAAGATGACATCATGGATGTTGCACGAGCTATCCGGCTGAGTCGCGCTACCATGCGAAAAATAAAGCAAAACCTGTTCTGGGCTTTGGCCTATAATACGGGCGCAATTCCAATAGCTGCGATCGGTCTGCTTAGCCCAATAATTGCAGCTGCTGCGATGGCATTAAGCTCAATTTCTGTAATTGCAAATTCTACACTGCTAAAAAGATTCAATCTTCCAACGGATGTGGTAAAAAATGAGTGA
- a CDS encoding LemA family protein — MVSKAVIAVIAAVAIIAIIIAALYGMYFSGFNAVQVKDENVKRLAADVDAQLQRRYDLIPNLVESVRGYMQFEKQTLEDVTRLRSQWQASTSTQGRVELSNQIEEALSKIILTYEAYPELKADQTVTRLMDEIAGTENRIAVARTYYNDGVRDFNTNIRTFPNNVFNESGFLGMSPWGANQYPTYEATPQAQTTVPQVDLTPSG, encoded by the coding sequence ATGGTAAGCAAAGCAGTTATCGCAGTAATTGCCGCAGTGGCCATAATCGCAATAATAATTGCGGCGCTATACGGAATGTACTTTTCAGGATTTAATGCAGTCCAAGTAAAAGACGAAAACGTAAAACGACTGGCAGCAGACGTCGATGCGCAGCTGCAGCGACGATACGACCTAATTCCAAACCTGGTGGAATCAGTAAGGGGATACATGCAGTTTGAAAAGCAGACACTTGAAGACGTAACAAGGCTTCGCTCCCAGTGGCAGGCCTCAACTAGCACCCAAGGCAGGGTCGAGCTGAGCAATCAAATCGAGGAGGCGCTAAGCAAGATCATTCTCACATACGAGGCATATCCAGAGTTGAAAGCTGATCAGACAGTCACCAGACTGATGGACGAAATCGCAGGAACTGAGAACAGAATAGCGGTTGCAAGAACTTACTATAATGACGGGGTCAGAGACTTTAACACAAACATCAGGACTTTCCCAAACAACGTATTCAACGAGAGCGGCTTTCTTGGAATGAGCCCTTGGGGCGCAAATCAATATCCGACATACGAGGCAACCCCGCAGGCGCAGACGACTGTCCCACAGGTGGACCTGACACCCAGCGGCTAA